AGAGTTCAACATGAGTACTTTTACATTAAAAGAAAGTAAGCCACATATGTTGGTGATGAACCGTTGAGAAAATAGCACATTTGAAAAAGGAGATTCCTGTAATCAAATGACCATTCCATTCACTTTAAAGCACTCATaatttgaggatttttattttatgtacaatgAGCTGGCATTAAGGTAGGTATCTTGGTTATCTGCAGGTAGGTATCTTGGATGACCCATTCAAGGAAGTTCACTTAATccaactgcaaagaaaaaaaaaaaaaaagacaagaaagatatTAAtccaaaatgtttatttaaatacctATTTTATTCTCACAAACACTGGCTCTCATTACAAAAGAGTGAGGTTCAAACCAGAAATCTAACCCACCCAAACTAGCCACCAAGctctaaaaatcttaaaatatgtattgaatgTTTACAATGAGCTGTTCCACAAACCACTATTATATTCTAGACTGTAATCTTTAGTACTGGTATTCACTTCTTCCATCAAAAAATTCCCCACCAGAAAACACTActacataaaaaaatctttaccaaaacCTCAGGCTGGTTAAGTAGGTAACTAATCACACAGCTAGTACTTTGGTATTCAATGTGTGAGAGACCCTACTATAGCAATCATTCGTACGTTAACTCATTTAACCCTCTGAGTAACCAGGCCACAAAGCTATTAGCTCAAGGGCTTGAGTCCATTCTCATCACTGAcacaccacctcccaccccaccgaGTGAGATACATGAACTTCCACAATGTAACAAGCATATACTTGCTAAGTGGTCAAAACTAAAAGTCTAACCCTAGGATACTTACTTTGTGTCTACCCGACATCATACTGTAACACCAGTAACTGTATATCTCAAAGAGCCAAGAAAGTAAGTGGTAGTTTTCACCATACGGGGAAGAAAACATTCTGGCATTTATCTAAATTTTAGAAGTGAAGACAGCTCCACATATGCGTAACTAATTTACACAACAACCTTGCCATTTATCTTTCTCAGGCAGAAACGGAACTTCATGGGACTGGACTAACGTCAGGAGATTTTATCTTGAATCCTAAAGTCTGTCTGGCCCCCATTCTCAAGCTCATTCCAGGACATGCTATCTCACGTCTCCGGGCAGTGGCCAACACATGTATTTCGCTGGAAAATGTCTAGATACGATTCAAGAGATCTGAAACTTAATTTCCAGTGTTTTCTAAAACTGACTGCCACTGGTAAAAAGGAGTGAGACTGTAAAAATCTATCCCATTACCCTGTCCAAACTCTTCAACCGTGCTGTCCGATACCCCAAAAAGCCCCGCTAACAACTAAGAGAGAAAACGCTGTTGGTCGAAAGCTCTAAGTAAGTATCTACGTTCCCAGCTCACAGAACCGGGAGGAGACAACCCCGCGGCCGCGTACCTTAATGAAGCCTATATCCTTCGCATACTGACGGAAACACTGGCGGCACATATTGAGGCCGTATTTCCGGATCAGACCGTGCCGGTTTGAGCAGACGCGGCTGTAAGAAGAGAAGGCGTTACTGCGAGCCGCCGAAATGGAAGGATTCCGCACTCGGGGGCCACCACCCGCACCACCGATCTTTCGCCACCCGTCAGAGGCCCGTAATGGCGGCAGTCACGGCTCCAGAGTCGGTCTACCCCCACGAGGCGCGGCGGACTCCTCTCCATGAGAGATCTGGCGGCGTCACAACCGAGTGCAACCCTTCCCTAAAACCACATTCTGTTTCTTACCAAGACCGAGAACCCTGGCCAAATTTCCTCGGATGGCTCCAGTAGAGCTGCTGGTGACCCATCTTGCTCTCTCGGATGCAACGAGGCAAAAGGAAGGAGCGACCCCACGCATGCGCTCTTCAAATTTTCGAGACACGGCTTACCCAGAATGCAGTGCCGACCAATGACGCGAGCGCAGTGCGGCTATGCTGTTTCGAGGGAGTATATCGGGGCGGTCTCGGAAACAGGCTAGGCCGGCACGGCTGATGACGTCAATGCAGCTCAGCCTCTAGTATTAACTTGCGCTGCTCTCGAGCGCCGGGCGCGGTGGCGCGCGCCTGTAGTCCCAGCTActcgggaggctgaggcaggaggatcgcttgagcccaggagttctgggctGTAGTGCGCTATGCCGATCGGGTGTCCGCACTAAGTTCGGCATCAATATGGTGACCTCCCGGGAGCGGGGGACCACCAGGTTGCCTAAGGAGGGGTGAACCGGCCCAGGTCGGAAACGGAGCAGGTCAAAACTCCCGTGCTGATCAGTAGTGGGATCGCGCCTGTGAATAGCCACTGCACTCCAGCCTGGGCAACATAGCGAGACCCCGTCTCTTTTGAAGCCgaaaagaatgaatcttgaactcctgagaaacagaaaacaggaggggaaaaaaaaaaaaaaaaaaaatcttttcatcgCCTGAAccattaattttcttaattaaaattttacaattgGAAAAAGGATTTTGCCTCGACTCAGCACTGACACCTGCtggaataaattaacaaaataccTTAAAGTCAGCTGTAATAATGAAGAGTCAACAGTAGGAGTTTCTCTTTGGTCAAACAGAATGCGTTTCAGagctgtttcttgttttttaatcaagGGACACACTCTTAGAGATACACCTTCAGCaaccaagaaaaataagaggTTTACTGTGTTTGATATTTAAATGTAGTTAAATATAAGCGAGAAACAAGTTGCACAATGTAGGTTGCTTTGACCGGATGATTTCATTACaactactaaagaatgaatgccATCTAATAATATGCTGAAAGATGTCTAAATTCCACATAGACGTTTATAATGTCTCTAGATAAACCTAAAACTATACATGATACCAAAATCAAAGCTTTAACTAAATCTACAAAATGTACCACAGAGTGaaaattccaataaaattttacacACGAATTCTTGTATTAAAACTGAAATACAACACTTCTTGAGGTATGCCCTTTCAGGATTCTGAGGGTGAGCGTGCCCCTCGCAATCATTAAATTAGGTACTTTGGTGCAGGCTGAAGGAAGAAGGCaagtcaaaaatttaaaaaaaacagatatgaCTTGATTCCTGCTCCTAAAATTTGCAGATGTAGGGAACAAAATGGGATTATCTCAAAGAGCT
This Mustela nigripes isolate SB6536 chromosome 13, MUSNIG.SB6536, whole genome shotgun sequence DNA region includes the following protein-coding sequences:
- the RPS29 gene encoding small ribosomal subunit protein uS14; amino-acid sequence: MGHQQLYWSHPRKFGQGSRSCRVCSNRHGLIRKYGLNMCRQCFRQYAKDIGFIKLD